One Yimella lutea DNA window includes the following coding sequences:
- the lexA gene encoding transcriptional repressor LexA: MTKDADEMAKIHQLPDDEGGVALTTRQRKVLEVIRNSVDRRGYPPSMREIGEAVGLTSPSSVAHQLSMLERKGYLRRDPNRPRAIEVISPDHQQDKRGVRGGSSVTSSDESTIDETGAGDQRPAASYVPVVGRIAAGGPILAEEVVEDVFPLPKQIVGEGDLFLLKVVGDSMVDAAICDGDWVVVRQQPTATNGDIVAAMLDNEATVKTFKRRDGKVWLMPHNPAYDPIDGDHAVILGKVTAVLRRV, from the coding sequence ATGACGAAGGACGCAGACGAAATGGCCAAGATCCACCAGCTGCCCGACGACGAGGGCGGCGTAGCGCTGACCACCCGCCAGCGCAAGGTCCTCGAAGTGATCCGCAACTCCGTCGACCGGCGCGGCTACCCGCCGAGCATGCGGGAGATCGGTGAGGCCGTCGGCCTGACCAGCCCGAGTTCGGTGGCCCACCAACTGTCGATGCTCGAGCGCAAGGGTTATCTGCGCCGTGACCCCAACCGTCCCCGCGCGATCGAGGTCATCTCCCCCGATCACCAGCAGGACAAGCGGGGCGTGCGTGGCGGTTCCAGCGTCACCTCGAGCGACGAGTCCACCATCGACGAGACCGGCGCCGGCGACCAGCGTCCGGCAGCCTCCTACGTGCCCGTCGTCGGACGCATCGCGGCCGGCGGGCCGATCCTGGCCGAAGAGGTCGTCGAGGACGTCTTCCCGTTGCCCAAGCAGATCGTCGGTGAGGGCGACCTGTTCCTGCTCAAAGTGGTCGGTGACTCGATGGTCGACGCCGCAATCTGCGACGGCGACTGGGTCGTCGTGCGCCAGCAGCCGACCGCGACCAACGGCGACATCGTCGCCGCGATGCTCGACAACGAAGCCACCGTCAAGACGTTCAAGCGTCGCGACGGCAAGGTCTGGCTGATGCCGCACAACCCGGCGTACGACCCGATCGACGGTGACCACGCGGTGATCCTCGGCAAGGTCACGGCCGTCCTGCGGCGGGTCTGA
- a CDS encoding LysM peptidoglycan-binding domain-containing protein has protein sequence MSAVARWDQPRVVRTPQRRRHLTLVPSNQPVARLGRDEVRLTMRGRRVLAALVLTTLIAAGWGAGRAFASSPSATQLVVQPGQTLSEVAHQAYPQLPVAEAVVRLQLANDLNTLHVHPGQSLTAPR, from the coding sequence ATGAGTGCAGTTGCTCGCTGGGATCAGCCGCGTGTGGTCCGCACACCGCAGCGCCGGCGTCACCTGACCCTCGTGCCGTCGAACCAGCCGGTCGCGCGACTCGGCCGGGACGAGGTTCGGCTCACCATGCGCGGCCGTCGCGTGCTCGCCGCGCTCGTGCTCACCACCCTGATCGCGGCGGGCTGGGGTGCCGGGCGGGCCTTCGCCTCCTCGCCGTCGGCGACGCAGTTGGTGGTGCAGCCGGGGCAGACGCTGTCCGAGGTTGCGCACCAGGCCTACCCGCAGTTGCCGGTCGCCGAAGCGGTCGTGCGCCTTCAGCTCGCGAACGACCTCAATACTCTGCATGTCCACCCGGGCCAGTCGTTGACGGCTCCTCGCTGA
- the nrdR gene encoding transcriptional regulator NrdR, which translates to MHCPFCRHDDSRVVDSRSSDDGTSIKRRRQCPSCGKRFSTMETAGLTVVKRSGASEPFSRQKVLVGVRKACQGRPVSEDQLALLAQEVEESIRSGGAAEIDAHDVGLAILGPLRTLDEVAYLRFASVYQAFDDLDDFEAAIALLRAERDLSSTDGAGHQAAARTGDEAVGGRVQTDRTVTDR; encoded by the coding sequence ATGCACTGCCCGTTCTGCCGACACGACGACTCCCGGGTCGTCGACAGCCGCAGCAGTGATGACGGCACCTCCATCAAACGGCGTCGCCAGTGCCCGTCGTGCGGCAAGCGGTTCTCCACCATGGAGACCGCCGGCCTCACGGTGGTCAAGCGGTCCGGCGCCAGCGAACCGTTCTCCCGGCAGAAGGTGCTCGTGGGCGTCCGCAAGGCCTGCCAGGGCCGGCCGGTGTCCGAGGACCAGCTCGCCCTGCTGGCGCAGGAGGTGGAGGAGAGCATCCGCTCCGGCGGCGCGGCCGAGATCGACGCGCACGACGTGGGACTGGCGATTCTCGGCCCGCTGCGCACGCTCGACGAGGTGGCCTACCTGCGGTTCGCGTCCGTCTACCAGGCGTTCGACGATCTCGACGACTTCGAGGCAGCCATCGCCCTGTTGCGCGCCGAACGCGATCTCAGCTCGACCGACGGGGCCGGTCACCAGGCCGCAGCTCGAACAGGCGACGAGGCTGTCGGTGGTCGGGTTCAGACTGATCGAACCGTGACCGACCGCTGA